A genomic region of Flavobacteriales bacterium contains the following coding sequences:
- a CDS encoding DUF2723 domain-containing protein — translation MSYSKINNIIGWIVFLIATFVYVSTIEPTTSFWDCGEYIATSYKLEVGHPPGAPLFMMLGRFFSLFASDKYHVAAMINTMSALCSSFTILFLFWTITALARKIMEKSGKALSKAQEMAIMGSGIVGALAYTFSDSFWFSAVEGEVYAMSSFFTAVVFWAILKWERVADEPQADRWIIFIFYLVGLSIGVHLLNLLALPAMTFVYYFRKYKTSQKGLIYAFLVSILILGGVQNVIIPGIVNLASKFELFFVNTIGLPFNGGVIMFGLFIAALIYLGIRYTTQKNKVFWNTAIISFTALLIGYSSFAMIVIRSNANPPMDENNPENMISLLAYLNREQYGDWPLLYGPYYDAEIAKDESGRRIFKDGNPVYIQDKVNGKYVISDDRKNTIPVYDPKRSTFFPRMHSPQPHHIRSYKYWAGIEGDTPPTFGDNLRVFFSYQIWHMYVRYFMWNFAGRQNDVQGFGNNIHGNWISGIKAIDQARLGNQSELPELALEDKSRNAFYFLPLILGLIGLFYHFKAHRNDAMVVTLLFLFTGFAIILYLNQTPNQPRERDYAYAASFYAFAIWIGIGVLGIFDKLKDKLSPSLAAVTISAVCLLAVPVVMAKDGWDDHDRSGTYTARDFARNYLESCAPNAILFTNGDNDTFPLWYVQEVEGFRRDVRVVNLSLLNTDWYIDQMRRKAYESEPVPFSLTPEQYIQGTRDYLPVIPQKQLAGYIPANRLMDFVRSDNMQTKFRPQGSGEALDYLPTNKVLIPVDREKVLSNGTVVPAQAGRIVEGIEWDLDKQYVYKNHMMVLDLLATFNWDRPVYFAVTVGNDNYLGLEDYFQLEGLAYRLVPIKNNQAGGQVGRINTEIMYNNMMNKFAWGGMDSGEDIYLNDQNRRMTMNFRNNFARLAMELIKEGKNDKAEAVLDRAIEVMPDALSPYNYFVTPIAEAYFQLGRKEKGAEILRILLDHNLDNLDYLASLDPDEIAGLKNDVSTEISVLRSIDYQVKQNKLDSLSGRIDSSIQRYEAAFSGRQTPPQIPQGTQFPGESN, via the coding sequence ATGTCCTATTCAAAAATCAACAATATCATAGGCTGGATCGTTTTCCTGATCGCCACCTTCGTTTACGTTTCGACCATAGAGCCTACCACAAGCTTCTGGGATTGCGGAGAATATATTGCCACATCGTATAAACTCGAGGTAGGTCACCCACCGGGCGCACCCCTTTTCATGATGCTGGGACGTTTCTTTTCCCTTTTTGCTTCGGATAAATATCACGTGGCCGCCATGATCAACACCATGTCCGCCCTGTGTTCCAGCTTTACCATTCTCTTCTTGTTCTGGACGATCACCGCCCTGGCAAGAAAGATCATGGAGAAAAGTGGAAAGGCGCTGAGCAAGGCGCAGGAAATGGCCATCATGGGCAGTGGTATCGTAGGTGCGCTGGCTTATACTTTTTCAGATTCATTCTGGTTCTCTGCTGTGGAAGGTGAGGTTTACGCCATGTCTTCCTTCTTTACCGCCGTGGTTTTCTGGGCCATCCTGAAATGGGAACGGGTAGCCGACGAGCCTCAGGCGGATCGCTGGATCATATTTATCTTTTATCTCGTGGGACTTTCCATCGGAGTTCACCTTCTGAACCTGCTTGCCCTCCCCGCAATGACGTTTGTTTACTATTTCAGAAAGTACAAGACCAGCCAGAAAGGTTTGATCTACGCATTTCTTGTATCGATTCTCATCCTCGGTGGCGTTCAGAACGTGATCATCCCTGGCATTGTGAATCTGGCCTCAAAATTTGAGTTGTTCTTTGTGAATACCATCGGACTACCCTTTAACGGTGGCGTTATTATGTTCGGCCTGTTTATCGCCGCTCTCATTTATCTGGGAATCAGATACACCACACAGAAGAATAAGGTATTCTGGAATACGGCCATCATCAGCTTCACTGCCTTGCTTATCGGCTACTCCTCTTTTGCGATGATCGTGATCCGATCGAATGCCAATCCTCCGATGGACGAGAATAATCCGGAGAACATGATCAGTCTGCTCGCCTACCTGAACCGTGAACAATATGGCGACTGGCCTTTGCTTTACGGTCCGTACTATGACGCGGAGATTGCCAAGGATGAAAGCGGACGGCGCATTTTCAAAGACGGGAATCCGGTGTATATCCAGGACAAGGTCAATGGCAAATATGTCATCTCGGACGATCGCAAAAACACCATCCCGGTGTATGATCCCAAACGGAGCACATTCTTTCCACGCATGCACAGTCCACAGCCGCATCACATAAGAAGCTATAAATATTGGGCAGGCATTGAAGGAGATACGCCACCTACATTCGGAGATAACCTGCGCGTATTCTTTTCATACCAGATATGGCACATGTACGTCCGGTACTTCATGTGGAACTTTGCTGGTCGACAGAATGATGTTCAGGGTTTCGGAAACAATATCCATGGGAACTGGATCAGCGGCATCAAGGCCATAGATCAGGCTCGACTCGGTAACCAATCCGAATTGCCCGAGCTGGCGCTGGAAGATAAAAGCCGGAATGCATTTTATTTCCTTCCGCTTATCCTGGGCCTGATCGGTTTGTTTTACCACTTCAAGGCACATAGGAACGATGCCATGGTAGTGACTCTCCTCTTCCTGTTTACGGGCTTTGCCATTATCCTATACCTGAACCAAACCCCGAATCAGCCGCGTGAAAGGGATTATGCCTACGCAGCCTCATTCTATGCCTTTGCCATCTGGATCGGAATAGGTGTATTGGGAATTTTCGACAAGTTAAAAGACAAGTTATCACCAAGTCTGGCTGCGGTAACCATTAGCGCTGTTTGCTTGCTGGCCGTTCCCGTAGTTATGGCCAAAGATGGATGGGATGATCACGACAGGTCAGGAACATATACCGCCCGTGATTTTGCAAGGAATTACCTGGAATCATGTGCTCCGAATGCCATCCTGTTTACAAACGGTGACAACGATACGTTCCCGCTCTGGTATGTGCAGGAAGTTGAAGGATTCCGGCGTGATGTGCGCGTAGTAAACCTGAGCCTCCTGAATACGGATTGGTACATTGATCAGATGCGCCGTAAAGCGTATGAATCCGAACCCGTACCTTTCTCATTAACACCGGAACAGTATATCCAGGGCACACGCGATTACCTGCCCGTCATCCCTCAGAAACAACTCGCAGGATATATCCCGGCCAATCGTTTGATGGATTTTGTCAGAAGTGACAATATGCAGACGAAGTTCCGCCCGCAGGGAAGCGGTGAAGCCCTGGATTATCTTCCGACAAATAAGGTATTGATACCGGTGGACAGGGAAAAGGTTTTAAGCAACGGAACCGTAGTGCCCGCTCAGGCAGGGCGCATTGTTGAAGGAATCGAGTGGGATCTCGACAAGCAATACGTTTACAAGAACCACATGATGGTATTGGATCTGCTTGCAACATTTAACTGGGACAGACCGGTATATTTCGCAGTCACAGTAGGCAATGACAACTATCTGGGATTGGAAGATTATTTCCAGCTGGAAGGCTTAGCCTACCGCCTGGTACCCATTAAAAACAATCAAGCTGGTGGACAAGTAGGACGCATCAACACAGAAATCATGTATAACAACATGATGAATAAATTCGCCTGGGGTGGCATGGACAGCGGAGAAGACATCTACCTGAATGATCAGAACCGCAGGATGACCATGAATTTCAGGAATAACTTTGCCAGACTGGCCATGGAACTGATCAAGGAAGGCAAGAACGACAAGGCTGAAGCTGTGCTGGACCGGGCTATAGAAGTGATGCCCGACGCTTTATCACCCTATAACTATTTTGTGACGCCCATCGCTGAAGCGTATTTCCAACTTGGAAGGAAAGAGAAAGGAGCGGAAATTCTAAGGATCTTGCTCGACCATAATCTGGATAACCTGGATTACCTGGCCTCACTGGATCCTGACGAGATCGCCGGCCTTAAAAATGATGTCTCTACTGAGATCAGTGTTCTGCGCTCGATCGATTATCAAGTGAAACAGAATAAGCTGGACAGTCTGTCGGGACGCATCGATTCCTCGATCCAACGTTATGAGGCGGCATTCTCAGGAAGGCAGACTCCTCCTCAGATACCTCAGGGCACGCAGTTCCCCGGTGAATCAAATTAA
- a CDS encoding class I SAM-dependent rRNA methyltransferase, translating into MNPRITLKKGKDRALRNFHPWVFSGALGRVPPNLQNGDVVDVFSYEDEFLGRGFYGSSSIAARIMTFKDEAIDQGFWESRFQSALALRNTLGFPSAKTNAFRWIHGEGDGLPGLIVDVYGPHLVMQAHHTGIRKNRETIAQALLNAGKVLGIETIYDKSADTLQGQEAGENAWLHGDTASTEILENGHRFLVNWVEGQKTGFFLDQRDNRQLLASLAKGRHLLNAYAYSGGFSVYGAMAGAASVHSVDSSEKAMDLAGENMKLNKVSCPHQEHVSEVGEFLKSSKDKFDLIVLDPPAFAKRLSALENGLRGYRNINSTAFKKILPGGILFTFSCSQAVSPEAFQQVVFQAASESGRFVRILHRLSQPADHPVNIYHPEGSYLKGLVLEVE; encoded by the coding sequence ATGAATCCCAGGATCACTTTAAAAAAAGGCAAGGACCGCGCCCTGCGAAATTTCCATCCCTGGGTGTTCTCAGGCGCTCTGGGTCGTGTCCCACCCAACCTTCAGAATGGTGATGTCGTAGATGTCTTCTCCTATGAAGATGAATTTCTTGGCAGGGGGTTTTACGGCAGCTCGTCCATCGCGGCGCGTATCATGACCTTTAAGGATGAAGCCATCGATCAGGGCTTCTGGGAAAGCCGTTTTCAATCCGCCCTGGCGCTGAGGAACACGTTGGGGTTTCCTTCCGCTAAAACGAATGCCTTCCGATGGATACATGGAGAAGGGGATGGCCTGCCCGGCCTCATTGTGGATGTGTACGGCCCCCACCTGGTCATGCAGGCCCATCATACCGGAATCCGGAAGAACCGGGAAACAATTGCACAGGCATTGCTAAATGCAGGTAAGGTATTGGGCATTGAAACGATCTATGATAAGAGTGCGGATACGCTTCAGGGACAAGAAGCCGGTGAGAATGCCTGGTTGCATGGAGACACCGCCTCCACGGAAATTCTGGAGAATGGCCACAGGTTCCTGGTGAACTGGGTCGAAGGACAAAAAACAGGCTTCTTTCTGGATCAGCGCGATAACCGTCAGTTACTTGCCTCTTTGGCCAAAGGCAGACACCTGCTGAATGCCTATGCTTATTCCGGAGGATTTTCGGTTTATGGTGCCATGGCGGGGGCGGCATCGGTACATTCGGTGGACAGTTCCGAGAAGGCTATGGACCTGGCCGGAGAAAATATGAAGCTTAACAAAGTCAGTTGCCCTCATCAAGAGCATGTATCGGAGGTGGGCGAGTTCCTGAAATCATCCAAAGATAAATTCGATCTAATTGTACTGGATCCTCCGGCATTTGCCAAGCGCTTATCTGCACTGGAAAACGGACTGAGGGGGTATCGGAACATCAACAGCACCGCATTTAAAAAGATCTTACCGGGCGGAATTCTCTTCACCTTCTCATGTTCACAGGCAGTCAGCCCGGAAGCATTTCAGCAGGTTGTTTTTCAGGCAGCAAGTGAAAGCGGCCGTTTTGTGCGTATCCTCCACCGGCTGAGCCAGCCGGCAGATCATCCGGTGAACATCTATCATCCCGAAGGGTCCTACCTTAAAGGTCTGGTCCTGGAGGTAGAATGA
- a CDS encoding superoxide dismutase family protein — protein MNLFVNIFAVAAMTAGLAPNLPDTFQKLNDAEQPWGNEKMQALAQIKGLDDHSFSGRAVFTTGNKGDVSLMLTLSGLEPGQYAVHIHENGNCSGTGASSAGGHWSPDSRKHGNADTDSHHMGDIGNIEIGEDGRGKLNFTSTEWHLGDGSEADVLGKSMIIHEKKDDFTTHPSGASGTPIGCGLIEKDESSVSY, from the coding sequence ATGAACCTTTTTGTAAACATATTCGCCGTTGCTGCGATGACAGCCGGCCTGGCCCCGAACCTTCCAGACACATTCCAGAAGTTGAATGATGCGGAACAACCATGGGGAAATGAAAAAATGCAAGCCTTGGCACAAATCAAAGGATTAGATGACCATTCCTTTAGTGGGAGGGCTGTCTTCACCACTGGTAACAAAGGAGATGTGAGTCTGATGCTTACCCTTTCCGGTCTGGAACCGGGACAGTATGCCGTGCATATCCATGAGAACGGAAATTGTTCGGGTACCGGTGCTTCTTCCGCCGGAGGGCATTGGAGTCCGGATAGCAGAAAACATGGCAACGCTGATACAGACTCGCATCATATGGGTGATATCGGCAATATAGAGATCGGGGAAGACGGCCGGGGTAAGCTTAATTTTACATCAACGGAATGGCATCTGGGTGATGGGAGTGAAGCGGATGTATTAGGAAAATCCATGATTATCCATGAAAAGAAAGATGATTTCACCACCCACCCATCTGGCGCATCAGGTACACCTATCGGCTGCGGTTTAATTGAGAAGGACGAAAGTTCGGTGAGCTATTAG